One window of the Zea mays cultivar B73 chromosome 3, Zm-B73-REFERENCE-NAM-5.0, whole genome shotgun sequence genome contains the following:
- the LOC103650102 gene encoding aspartic proteinase nepenthesin-1 codes for MITIIRCMGAMEVLTTLLLSVASLHSSAASPPLGYRSTLTHVDSHGSFTKTELMRRAAHRSRHRASMMLSRYFTMSTSSDAGPARLRSGQAEYLMELAIGTPPVPFVALADTGSDLTWTQCQPCKLCFPQDTPIYDTAVSSSFSPVPCASATCLPIWSSRNCTASSSPCRYRYAYGDGAYSAGVLGTETLTFPGAPGVSVGGIAFGCGVDNGGLSYNSTGTVGLGRGSLSLVAQLGVGKFSYCLTDFFNTSLGSPVLFGALAELAAPSTGAAVQSTPLVQSPYVPTWYYVSLEGISLGDARLPIPNGTFDLRDDGSGGMIVDSGTTFTFLVESAFRVVVDHVAGVLRQPVVNASSLDSPCFPAATGEQQLPAMPDMVLHFAGGADMRLHRDNYMSFNQEESSFCLNIAGSPSADVSILGNFQQQNIQMLFDITVGQLSFMPTDCGKL; via the coding sequence ATGATCACGATCATCAGATGCATGGGTGCAATGGAAGTTCTGACGACCTTACTTTTATCAGTTGCCTCACTGCACAGCTCGGCGGCGTCACCGCCATTGGGCTACCGCTCCACACTCACCCACGTTGACTCCCATGGCAGCTTCACCAAGACCGAGCTCATGCGCCGGGCCGCGCACCGAAGCCGCCACCGAGCATCCATGATGCTGTCGCGTTATTTCACAATGTCTACCAGCTCGGATGCGGGACCCGCCAGGCTCCGCTCCGGCCAAGCCGAGTACCTCATGGAGCTCGCCATCGGGACGCCGCCGGTGCCATTTGTCGCCCTCGCCGACACCGGCAGCGACCTGACCTGGACGCAGTGCCAGCCGTGCAAGCTCTGCTTCCCGCAGGACACGCCCATCTACGACACCGCCGTGTCGTCGAGCTTCTCCCCCGTGCCATGCGCCAGCGCCACGTGCCTGCCCATCTGGAGCAGCCGCAACTGCACCGCTAGTAGCTCACCCTGCAGGTACCGCTACGCCTACGGCGACGGCGCCTACTCGGCCGGCGTCCTGGGCACGGAGACGCTCACGTTCCCTGGCGCGCCCGGTGTCTccgtcggcggcatcgcgttcGGCTGCGGCGTCGACAACGGCGGCCTCTCGTACAACTCCACCGGCACGGTCGGCCTGGGCCGCGGGAGCCTGTCCCTCGTGGCGCAGCTTGGGGTCGGCAAGTTCTCCTACTGCCTCACCGACTTCTTCAACACCAGCCTGGGTAGCCCGGTGCTGTTTGGCGCCCTCGCCGAGCTCGCCGCCCCCAGCACCGGCGCCGCCGTGCAGTCGACGCCACTCGTGCAAAGCCCCTACGTTCCGACGTGGTACTACGTCTCCCTCGAGGGCATATCGCTCGGCGACGCGCGCCTGCCGATCCCGAACGGAACCTTCGATCTGCGCGACGACGGCTCCGGGGGCATGATCGTGGATTCCGGCACCACCTTCACCTTCCTCGTGGAAAGTGCTTTCAGGGTGGTCGTCGACCACGTGGCCGGCGTGCTCCGCCAGCCGGTGGTGAACGCCTCCAGCCTGGACAGCCCATGCTTTCCGGCTGCTACAGGTGAACAGCAGCTCCCGGCCATGCCGGACATGGTGCTGCACTTCGCCGGCGGTGCAGATATGAGGCTGCATAGGGACAACTACATGTCCTTTAACCAGGAGGAGTCGTCCTTCTGCTTGAACATTGCTGGTAGCCCGTCAGCTGACGTTTCCATCCTGGGCAATTTCCAGCAGCAGAATATACAAATGCTGTTTGACATCACCGTAGGGCAGTTGTCGTTCATGCCCACCGACTGTGGTAAGCTATGA